A window of the Gemmatirosa kalamazoonensis genome harbors these coding sequences:
- a CDS encoding acyltransferase: protein MPSLRATVKHSNHWAARLLRGAVYGARNFTLPVPRPVVVPLVKGFIALRAVYYWLVRVFVCEPFFKAQCARYGDGVRTGTFLHWIMGAGDIVVGDRVHVEGKVSFIFASILPERPRIELGDDTYVSHLCTFIAARRITVGRHVHIANGVTIFDSPGHPLDAERRTAGMAPDPEDIRAVCIGDKVWIGTGARIFPGVTVGEGSVIGMGAIVTRDVPPYSLAAGNPARVIRSLRPARDGHDAPTLPATTIATHP from the coding sequence ATGCCGAGCCTTCGCGCCACCGTCAAACACTCGAACCACTGGGCCGCGCGGCTGCTGCGCGGGGCCGTGTACGGTGCGCGAAACTTCACGCTGCCCGTGCCTCGGCCCGTCGTGGTGCCGCTGGTGAAGGGGTTCATCGCGCTGCGCGCCGTGTACTACTGGCTGGTGCGCGTGTTCGTGTGCGAGCCGTTCTTCAAGGCGCAGTGCGCGCGCTACGGCGACGGCGTCCGCACGGGCACGTTCCTCCACTGGATCATGGGCGCGGGCGACATCGTGGTCGGCGACCGCGTGCACGTCGAGGGCAAGGTCAGCTTCATCTTCGCGTCGATCCTTCCCGAGCGGCCGCGCATCGAGCTCGGCGACGACACGTACGTCAGTCACCTCTGCACGTTCATCGCGGCGCGGCGGATCACCGTCGGGCGACACGTGCACATCGCGAACGGCGTGACGATCTTCGACTCGCCCGGCCACCCGCTGGACGCCGAGCGGCGCACGGCGGGGATGGCGCCGGATCCCGAGGACATCCGCGCCGTATGCATCGGGGACAAGGTCTGGATCGGCACCGGCGCCAGGATATTTCCAGGCGTGACGGTCGGCGAGGGGAGCGTGATCGGGATGGGCGCGATCGTCACGCGGGACGTGCCGCCGTACTCGCTCGCCGCGGGCAATCCCGCCCGCGTCATCCGCTCGCTGCGCCCCGCGCGAGACGGGCACGATGCGCCGACCCTGCCCGCGACGACCATCGCGACCCATCCCTAG
- a CDS encoding EVE domain-containing protein: MPAPTDRRYWLMKSEPESFGFDDLWNAPDRTTGWDGVRNYQARNFMRDDMHVGDGVLFYHSSGTPTGVAGIAEVARAAYPDPTAFDPRDPHYDAKSRPDAPTWLMVDVRAVEKLPQFVTLDALRAEPGLAEMQALRRGNRLSITPVTAAEWKLVRKLGGLR, translated from the coding sequence ATGCCCGCGCCCACCGACCGCCGCTACTGGCTGATGAAGTCCGAGCCCGAGTCGTTCGGGTTCGACGACCTGTGGAACGCGCCGGACCGCACGACGGGATGGGACGGCGTGCGCAACTACCAGGCGCGCAACTTCATGCGCGACGACATGCACGTCGGCGACGGCGTGCTGTTCTACCATTCCAGCGGCACCCCCACGGGTGTGGCGGGCATCGCGGAGGTCGCGCGGGCGGCGTACCCCGATCCGACCGCGTTCGACCCGCGCGACCCGCACTACGACGCGAAGAGCCGCCCCGACGCGCCGACGTGGCTGATGGTCGACGTGCGCGCGGTGGAGAAGCTGCCGCAGTTCGTGACGCTCGACGCGCTGCGGGCCGAGCCGGGGCTCGCCGAGATGCAGGCGCTGCGGCGCGGCAACCGACTGAGCATCACGCCGGTGACGGCGGCGGAGTGGAAGCTCGTGCGCAAGCTCGGCGGCCTGCGCTGA